The proteins below are encoded in one region of Streptomyces cyanogenus:
- a CDS encoding MFS transporter: MLAALFMAALDVFIVNVAAPTIGSDLHASGADLQLVIAGYAITYSVLLITGARLGDRLGHGRVHLAGLALFTAASLACGLAQGSTELIVFRLVQGAGSALMIPQVLSLIQRTFTGEARARALGAYSAVLAIGAAAGQVVGGVLVSADLFGTGWRPVFLVNVPVGAVLLVLGRRALPLGDAGGRERSRALDLPGLVLLGAAVSLLTVPLVLGQEEDWPLWSWLSLVAAAVLFVLFCGYESRLARRGGAPLITPRVLRHPGIGRAVFRILAVMSVNAGFLFTLTLHVQGGLGYSALRAGLSFAPTAAVFGVVSLTWRRWPAVWQRMLAPAGFALTAVSVAVVGLAFHGGGDGGAALYAGYAGTGAGLALAFSPTLTGALATVRPEDAADASGLLATVAQLGQLIGVASFGTLFLNRLESFGVLHPYTSAEAFSVSAWALVGTAALGALSGLVLRRR, encoded by the coding sequence CTGCTCGCCGCCCTGTTCATGGCGGCGCTCGACGTCTTCATCGTGAACGTCGCGGCACCCACGATCGGTTCCGACCTGCACGCCTCGGGCGCCGACCTGCAACTGGTGATCGCCGGCTACGCCATCACCTACTCCGTGCTGCTGATCACCGGTGCCCGGCTCGGCGACCGGCTGGGCCACGGCCGCGTCCACCTGGCCGGACTGGCCCTGTTCACCGCGGCCTCGCTCGCCTGCGGGCTGGCGCAGGGCTCGACCGAGCTGATCGTGTTCCGGCTGGTGCAGGGCGCGGGCTCGGCGCTGATGATCCCGCAGGTGCTCAGCCTCATCCAGCGCACCTTCACCGGAGAGGCCCGGGCGCGGGCGCTCGGCGCCTACTCGGCGGTCCTGGCGATCGGCGCGGCGGCCGGGCAGGTCGTCGGCGGGGTGCTGGTCAGCGCCGACCTGTTCGGCACCGGCTGGCGGCCGGTGTTCCTGGTCAACGTACCGGTCGGCGCCGTCCTGCTCGTCCTGGGCCGGCGGGCCCTGCCGCTGGGCGACGCGGGCGGGCGGGAGCGGTCCCGGGCGCTCGACCTGCCCGGACTGGTGTTGCTGGGCGCCGCCGTGTCGCTGCTGACCGTGCCGCTGGTGCTCGGCCAGGAGGAGGACTGGCCGCTGTGGTCCTGGCTGTCGCTGGTCGCGGCCGCGGTGCTGTTCGTCCTGTTCTGCGGCTACGAGTCCCGGCTGGCCCGGCGCGGCGGCGCCCCGCTCATCACGCCCCGCGTGCTGCGGCACCCAGGCATCGGCCGGGCCGTCTTCCGGATCCTCGCCGTGATGTCGGTCAACGCCGGCTTCCTGTTCACGCTCACGCTGCACGTCCAGGGCGGACTCGGCTACAGCGCCCTGCGGGCCGGGCTGAGCTTCGCGCCGACCGCGGCCGTCTTCGGTGTCGTCAGCCTCACCTGGCGCAGGTGGCCGGCTGTCTGGCAGCGGATGCTCGCACCGGCCGGGTTCGCGCTCACCGCGGTGTCCGTCGCCGTCGTCGGGCTGGCCTTCCACGGCGGCGGCGACGGGGGAGCGGCTCTGTACGCGGGGTACGCGGGCACGGGTGCCGGGCTGGCGCTCGCCTTCAGCCCGACGCTCACCGGCGCGCTGGCGACCGTGCGGCCCGAGGACGCGGCGGACGCGAGCGGCCTGCTGGCGACGGTCGCGCAACTCGGTCAGCTGATCGGTGTGGCGTCCTTCGGCACACTGTTCCTGAACCGGCTTGAGTCGTTCGGCGTCCTGCACCCGTATACGTCCGCGGAGGCGTTCTCGGTAAGCGCCTGGGCGCTGGTCGGGACGGCTGCATTGGGAGCCTTGTCCGGACTGGTACTGAGGCGTCGCTGA
- a CDS encoding helix-turn-helix transcriptional regulator, with protein sequence MGTRTQRRRPELAAFLRTRRARVTPADVGMPPGLRRRTPGLRREEVAQLSGVGVTWYTWLEQGRPINASPQVLDAVARTLRLDPPEREHLYRLAEVPFQPDPAGLTRQVSPEVQGIIDALDPMLAVVYNSRYDVLATNPAYRDLFLVPETLRIGLPNVLWTLFTLPDGACPLVRRETELPLMVATLRSSYGRHVGEPAWEEYIRGLSAASPWFAELWASGEVAPPGPRVKTFRHAAVGEMRMTSQSLSIDGMPECRIVVYSPEDEDARAKIALLRERRERPWPPAHEEEGAEETIRS encoded by the coding sequence ATGGGGACGAGGACACAGCGACGCAGGCCGGAGCTGGCCGCCTTTCTGCGCACGAGGCGGGCGCGGGTCACACCGGCGGATGTGGGCATGCCGCCGGGCCTGCGGCGGCGCACGCCCGGGCTGCGCCGGGAGGAGGTGGCCCAGCTCTCGGGCGTGGGCGTCACCTGGTACACGTGGCTGGAGCAGGGCCGGCCGATCAACGCCTCGCCGCAGGTGCTGGACGCGGTCGCGCGCACGCTGCGGCTGGACCCGCCCGAGCGGGAGCATCTGTACCGGCTGGCGGAGGTGCCGTTCCAGCCGGATCCCGCGGGTCTGACCCGCCAGGTCAGCCCGGAGGTGCAGGGCATCATCGACGCCCTCGACCCGATGCTGGCGGTGGTCTACAACTCGCGCTACGACGTCCTGGCCACCAACCCGGCCTACCGGGACCTGTTCCTGGTGCCGGAGACCCTCAGGATCGGCCTGCCGAACGTGCTGTGGACGCTCTTCACGCTGCCGGACGGGGCCTGCCCGCTGGTGCGCCGGGAGACGGAGCTGCCGCTGATGGTGGCGACCCTGCGGTCGTCCTACGGCAGACACGTGGGCGAGCCGGCCTGGGAGGAGTACATACGCGGGCTGTCGGCGGCGAGCCCCTGGTTCGCGGAGCTGTGGGCGAGCGGTGAGGTGGCGCCTCCGGGACCGCGGGTGAAGACGTTCCGGCACGCGGCGGTGGGCGAGATGCGGATGACCTCGCAGTCCCTGTCCATCGACGGGATGCCCGAGTGCCGGATCGTGGTCTACAGCCCGGAGGACGAGGACGCGCGGGCGAAGATCGCGCTGCTGCGGGAGCGCAGGGAGCGGCCGTGGCCGCCGGCGCACGAGGAGGAGGGAGCCGAGGAGACCATCCGCAGCTGA
- a CDS encoding NADH-quinone oxidoreductase subunit NuoF family protein has protein sequence MNEALPDVPEVRVVGLPQLTSGFDLVERLDLPMHLKVHGPLDPLGGEQLAQLAESINLKGRGGAGFPFHKKLRSVAESAIKRGVRPVVVVNGSEDEPACRKDTVLINRAPHLILDGALLCAEALGARTLVIGVTRESTQRSMEAALAERGLSNSRRSALRAWVQRNPVRMVTGAAASLIRSVDGGPAIPPGRKISASQSGVGGAPTLLSNAETFAQLAIAARIGPERYGNTGLYDEPGTVMLTVSGAVARPMVIEVPTGVPLRYVLQLAGAPPVPQGVLTGGYHGKWIDAATVNEAIVSRNSLDAVGGSLGAGAILPISQDTCPLGESLRVAQWLAEESAGQCGPCYLGLPAAARGMEDILNGGGPAALEALKQVAKNVKRRGACSHPDGSAMFLESTIKAFTDDLAAHVLGNGCGRPVEGVLPLFEGGRAPTGVPGGGEPEESGASRQKIYVDWTLCRGHGLCADILPEVFELGADGFPTVAQAQVPRYAEAKALRAVRRCPALALRLEEDTRGQAPSRNLPVLSQGRGRRALGR, from the coding sequence GTGAACGAGGCCCTGCCCGACGTCCCAGAAGTCCGCGTGGTCGGACTTCCCCAGCTCACGTCGGGCTTCGACCTTGTGGAGCGGCTCGACCTGCCCATGCACCTGAAGGTGCACGGGCCGCTCGACCCGCTGGGCGGCGAGCAGCTCGCCCAGCTCGCCGAAAGCATCAACCTCAAGGGCCGCGGCGGCGCCGGCTTCCCCTTCCACAAGAAGCTGCGCTCGGTCGCCGAGTCGGCGATCAAGCGCGGGGTGCGGCCGGTCGTCGTGGTCAACGGCAGCGAGGACGAACCCGCCTGCCGCAAGGACACGGTGCTGATCAACCGTGCCCCGCACCTCATCCTGGACGGCGCGCTGCTGTGTGCCGAGGCGCTCGGCGCGCGCACTCTCGTCATCGGCGTCACCCGGGAGTCCACCCAGCGTTCCATGGAGGCCGCTCTCGCCGAGCGAGGTCTGAGCAACAGCCGTAGATCGGCGCTGCGCGCGTGGGTGCAGCGCAATCCGGTGCGCATGGTCACCGGCGCCGCCGCCTCGCTGATCCGCTCGGTCGACGGCGGCCCGGCGATCCCGCCCGGCCGCAAGATCAGCGCCTCGCAGAGCGGCGTCGGCGGGGCGCCCACACTGCTGTCGAACGCGGAGACGTTCGCGCAGCTGGCCATCGCCGCCCGCATCGGCCCGGAGCGCTACGGCAACACCGGCCTGTACGACGAACCGGGCACCGTCATGCTCACCGTGTCCGGCGCGGTCGCCCGCCCGATGGTGATCGAGGTCCCCACCGGCGTGCCGCTGCGCTACGTGCTGCAGCTGGCGGGCGCCCCGCCGGTGCCGCAGGGCGTGCTGACCGGCGGCTACCACGGCAAGTGGATCGACGCGGCGACCGTCAACGAGGCGATCGTCTCCCGCAACTCGCTGGACGCCGTGGGCGGTTCGCTGGGCGCGGGCGCGATCCTGCCGATCAGCCAGGACACGTGCCCGCTGGGCGAGTCGCTGCGGGTCGCGCAGTGGCTCGCCGAGGAGAGCGCCGGCCAGTGCGGGCCCTGCTACCTCGGTCTGCCCGCCGCCGCGCGTGGCATGGAGGACATCCTCAACGGCGGCGGACCGGCCGCCCTGGAGGCGCTGAAGCAGGTCGCCAAGAACGTGAAGCGGCGCGGGGCGTGTTCGCACCCGGACGGCTCGGCGATGTTCCTGGAGTCGACCATCAAGGCGTTCACCGACGACCTGGCCGCGCACGTCCTCGGAAACGGCTGCGGACGGCCCGTGGAGGGCGTTCTGCCGCTCTTCGAGGGGGGCAGGGCCCCCACGGGCGTCCCGGGCGGCGGAGAGCCCGAGGAGAGCGGCGCCAGCCGTCAGAAGATCTACGTGGACTGGACGCTGTGCCGGGGCCACGGGCTGTGCGCGGACATCCTGCCGGAGGTGTTCGAGCTCGGCGCCGACGGCTTCCCGACCGTGGCCCAGGCGCAGGTGCCGCGGTACGCGGAGGCGAAGGCGCTGCGCGCGGTGCGCCGCTGCCCGGCGCTCGCGCTGCGCCTCGAGGAGGACACGCGCGGGCAGGCACCGTCGCGCAATCTGCCGGTCCTCTCCCAGGGGCGCGGCCGGCGGGCCCTGGGTCGCTGA
- a CDS encoding glycosyltransferase 87 family protein — protein MPVIALPAVRRRMPVALGVCLLSFTAFWAAQRAAHVSMVDLMVYRAEGAAVRAGGDLYALRATAAHLPPTYPPFAALLFTPLPLLGTALLRALATAGNLALLVVFVRLSLKLVGRARVETVWWVAAAAVWCEPVWTTLRYGQINLLLAVLVLWDLTRRPPGGYDRWTGAGLGLAAAVKLTPALFPVFLLATGLTARLKGGHGERWLRHARGAAVAFTGATLLAAVVLPDDSWRFWTDMVFRADRAGYAEETANQALRGVVARFLHTPDPGALWTVSAAVVAVLGLAVAVRAELRGRRAWAVCACAVTALLISPVSWTHHWVWCVPVVLLLWTRGHRAAALGGLLVFCSYAPWWVPHGPDRPELHLTGAESALSALYGGAGALFLALARTSLPRTDGEVRLRP, from the coding sequence GTGCCCGTGATCGCGTTGCCCGCCGTCCGCCGCCGGATGCCGGTCGCCCTGGGAGTGTGCCTGCTGTCGTTCACGGCGTTCTGGGCCGCTCAGCGGGCCGCGCACGTGTCGATGGTCGACCTGATGGTCTACCGGGCGGAGGGAGCCGCCGTGCGCGCCGGCGGCGACCTGTACGCGCTGCGCGCCACGGCCGCGCACCTGCCGCCCACCTACCCGCCGTTCGCGGCCCTGCTGTTCACCCCGCTCCCCCTGCTGGGCACCGCGCTCCTGCGCGCGCTGGCGACGGCCGGGAACCTGGCGCTGCTGGTGGTGTTCGTACGGCTGTCGCTGAAGCTCGTCGGCCGCGCGCGCGTGGAGACCGTCTGGTGGGTCGCGGCGGCGGCCGTGTGGTGCGAGCCGGTGTGGACGACCCTGCGCTACGGCCAGATCAACCTGCTGCTGGCCGTCCTGGTGCTGTGGGACCTGACCCGCCGCCCCCCGGGCGGGTACGACCGCTGGACGGGGGCCGGCCTCGGGCTGGCCGCTGCGGTCAAGCTGACGCCCGCGCTGTTCCCCGTGTTCCTGCTCGCCACGGGCCTCACGGCCCGCCTGAAGGGCGGACACGGGGAGCGGTGGCTGCGCCACGCGCGCGGGGCGGCCGTCGCGTTCACCGGGGCGACGCTGCTGGCGGCGGTCGTGCTGCCGGACGACTCGTGGCGGTTCTGGACGGACATGGTGTTCCGCGCGGACCGGGCCGGGTACGCCGAGGAGACCGCCAACCAGGCCCTGCGGGGCGTTGTGGCCCGCTTTCTGCACACGCCCGACCCGGGAGCGCTCTGGACGGTCTCCGCGGCCGTGGTGGCCGTCCTGGGGCTCGCCGTGGCCGTGCGGGCGGAGTTGCGGGGGCGGAGGGCCTGGGCGGTGTGTGCCTGTGCGGTCACCGCCCTGCTGATCAGCCCCGTCTCGTGGACCCACCACTGGGTGTGGTGCGTGCCGGTGGTGCTGCTGCTGTGGACGCGCGGGCACCGGGCGGCGGCCCTGGGCGGCCTGCTGGTCTTCTGCTCGTACGCCCCGTGGTGGGTGCCGCACGGCCCCGATCGGCCCGAACTGCACCTGACCGGCGCGGAGTCGGCGCTCTCGGCCCTCTACGGAGGGGCCGGCGCGCTCTTCCTCGCGCTGGCCCGGACATCGTTGCCGAGGACCGACGGCGAGGTCCGCCTCAGGCCGTGA
- the leuS gene encoding leucine--tRNA ligase, producing MSETNPAATAATSAEAAPHRYTAAMAAEIEARWQDFWDADGTYAAPNPKGDLAGDPELVARPKKFIMDMFPYPSGAGLHVGHPLGYIATDVYARFQRMTGHNVLHTLGFDAFGLPAEQYAVQTGTHPRVSTEANIENMKAQLRRLGLGHDKRRSFATIDPEYYKWTQWIFLQIFNSWYDDEARKARPISELIAQFESGERAIPGSTRAWNELTAAERAEVLGEYRLAYASDAPVNWCPGLGTVLANEEVTADGRSERGNFPVFKAKLRQWNMRITAYADRLLEDLEELDWPEAIKLQQRNWIGRSEGARVDFPIDGERITVFTTRPDTLFGATYMVLAPEHPLVDKFTPEAWPEGTHQVWTGGHATPAEAVAAYRAQAASKSDVERQAEAKDKTGVFTGAFATNPVNGEQIPVFIADYVLMGYGTGAIMAVPGHDSRDFAFARAFELPIRCVVEPTDGRGTDPSTWDDAFVSYDAKIVNSDSDDVQLNGLGVVDAKARITEWLERKGIGEGTVNFRLRDWLFSRQRYWGEPFPIVYDEDGVAHALPESMLPLELPEVEDYSPRTFDPDDADTQPETPLSRNEEWVNVTLDLGDGPKKYRRETNTMPNWAGSCWYEFRYLDPHNDRKLVDPEIEQYWMGPREGRPHGGVDLYVGGAEHAVLHLLYARFWSKVLYDLGHVSSAEPFHKLFNQGMIQAYVYRDSRGIAVPAAEVEERDGAYYYQGEQVSRLLGKMGKSLKNAVTPDEIAAEYGADTLRLYEMAMGPLDVSRPWDTRAVVGQFRLLQRLWRNIVDEATGEVTVTDAEPDEETLRALHKAIDGVRQDLEGLRFNTAIAKVTELNNHLTKAGRAVPRSVAEPLVLMVAPLAPHIAEELWRKLGHTDSVVHRDFPVADPAYVVDETVTCVVQIKGKVKARLEVPPAISEEELEKVALADEKVVAALGGAGIRKVIVRAPKLVNIVPA from the coding sequence ATGAGCGAGACGAACCCCGCTGCCACCGCCGCCACGTCGGCGGAGGCCGCGCCGCACCGCTACACGGCCGCCATGGCAGCCGAGATCGAGGCACGCTGGCAGGACTTCTGGGACGCCGACGGCACCTACGCGGCGCCGAACCCCAAGGGCGACCTGGCGGGCGACCCCGAGCTGGTCGCCAGGCCCAAGAAGTTCATCATGGACATGTTCCCGTACCCCTCGGGTGCGGGCCTGCACGTGGGCCACCCGCTCGGCTACATCGCCACCGACGTCTACGCCCGGTTCCAGCGCATGACCGGCCACAACGTCCTGCACACCCTGGGCTTCGACGCCTTCGGCCTGCCCGCCGAGCAGTACGCCGTGCAGACCGGCACGCACCCGCGCGTGTCCACCGAGGCCAACATCGAGAACATGAAGGCCCAGCTGCGCCGGCTGGGCCTGGGCCACGACAAGCGCCGGTCGTTCGCCACGATCGACCCGGAGTACTACAAGTGGACCCAGTGGATCTTCCTGCAGATCTTCAACTCCTGGTACGACGACGAGGCGCGCAAGGCCCGCCCGATCTCCGAGCTGATCGCCCAGTTCGAGTCCGGTGAGCGCGCGATTCCGGGCTCCACGCGCGCGTGGAACGAGCTGACCGCCGCCGAGCGCGCCGAGGTCCTGGGCGAGTACCGCCTGGCCTACGCCTCCGACGCGCCCGTCAACTGGTGTCCGGGCCTGGGCACCGTGCTGGCCAACGAGGAGGTCACCGCCGACGGCCGTTCCGAGCGCGGGAACTTCCCGGTCTTCAAGGCCAAGCTGCGCCAGTGGAACATGCGCATCACCGCCTACGCCGACCGGCTGCTGGAGGACCTGGAGGAGCTGGACTGGCCCGAGGCCATCAAGCTGCAGCAGCGCAACTGGATCGGCCGCAGCGAGGGCGCCCGCGTCGACTTCCCGATCGACGGCGAGCGCATCACGGTCTTCACCACCCGCCCCGACACCCTGTTCGGCGCGACCTACATGGTGCTGGCGCCCGAGCACCCGCTGGTCGACAAGTTCACCCCCGAGGCGTGGCCCGAGGGCACGCACCAGGTGTGGACCGGCGGCCACGCCACCCCCGCCGAGGCCGTCGCGGCCTACCGCGCGCAGGCCGCCTCGAAGTCCGACGTCGAGCGGCAGGCCGAGGCCAAGGACAAGACGGGCGTCTTCACCGGCGCCTTCGCGACCAACCCGGTCAACGGCGAGCAGATCCCGGTCTTCATCGCCGACTACGTCCTGATGGGCTACGGCACCGGCGCGATCATGGCCGTCCCGGGTCACGACTCCCGCGACTTCGCCTTCGCGCGCGCCTTCGAGCTGCCGATCCGCTGCGTGGTCGAGCCGACCGACGGCCGCGGCACCGACCCCTCCACCTGGGACGACGCCTTCGTCTCCTACGACGCGAAGATCGTCAACTCCGACAGCGACGACGTGCAGCTGAACGGCCTGGGCGTGGTCGACGCCAAGGCGCGCATCACCGAGTGGCTGGAGCGCAAGGGCATCGGCGAGGGCACCGTCAACTTCCGGCTGCGTGACTGGCTGTTCAGCCGCCAGCGCTACTGGGGCGAGCCCTTCCCGATCGTCTACGACGAGGACGGCGTCGCCCACGCGCTGCCCGAGTCGATGCTGCCGCTGGAGCTGCCCGAGGTCGAGGACTACAGCCCGCGCACCTTCGACCCGGACGACGCCGACACCCAGCCCGAGACGCCGCTGTCGCGCAACGAGGAATGGGTCAACGTCACCCTGGACCTGGGCGACGGCCCGAAGAAGTACCGCCGCGAGACCAACACCATGCCCAACTGGGCCGGTTCCTGCTGGTACGAGTTCCGGTACCTGGACCCGCACAACGACCGGAAGCTGGTCGACCCGGAGATCGAGCAGTACTGGATGGGCCCGCGCGAGGGCCGGCCGCACGGCGGTGTCGACCTGTACGTCGGCGGCGCCGAGCACGCCGTGCTGCACCTGCTGTACGCGCGCTTCTGGTCCAAGGTCCTGTACGACCTGGGGCACGTCTCCTCCGCGGAGCCGTTCCACAAGCTGTTCAACCAGGGCATGATCCAGGCCTACGTCTACCGTGACAGCCGTGGCATCGCGGTGCCGGCCGCCGAGGTGGAGGAGCGCGACGGCGCCTACTACTACCAGGGCGAGCAGGTCTCCCGGCTGCTGGGCAAGATGGGCAAGTCCCTGAAGAACGCGGTCACCCCCGACGAGATCGCCGCCGAGTACGGCGCCGACACCCTGCGCCTGTACGAAATGGCCATGGGTCCGCTGGACGTCTCCCGCCCGTGGGACACGCGCGCGGTGGTCGGCCAGTTCCGGCTGCTGCAGCGGCTGTGGCGCAACATCGTCGACGAGGCCACCGGCGAGGTCACCGTCACCGACGCCGAGCCCGACGAGGAGACCCTGCGCGCCCTGCACAAGGCCATCGACGGCGTGCGCCAGGACCTGGAGGGCCTGCGCTTCAACACCGCCATCGCCAAGGTCACCGAGCTGAACAACCACCTGACCAAGGCCGGCCGTGCGGTGCCGCGCTCCGTGGCCGAGCCGCTGGTGCTGATGGTCGCCCCGCTGGCCCCGCACATCGCCGAGGAACTGTGGCGCAAGCTGGGCCACACCGACTCGGTCGTCCACCGGGACTTCCCGGTCGCCGACCCGGCCTACGTCGTGGACGAGACCGTGACCTGCGTCGTGCAGATCAAGGGCAAGGTCAAGGCCCGGCTGGAGGTGCCGCCGGCCATCTCCGAGGAGGAGCTGGAGAAGGTGGCGCTGGCCGACGAGAAGGTCGTCGCGGCGCTGGGCGGCGCGGGCATCCGCAAGGTGATCGTGCGGGCACCGAAGCTGGTCAACATCGTTCCCGCATAA
- a CDS encoding cytochrome b/b6 domain-containing protein, with translation MNPRRSTSSLPKPGRSAYGVASAVILLLIPVVVLVGGSQFREFLNFGAGVLSLVSLSCSVIWGLFAQDRIFLNTRQRIIGQAVHRTTAVGSIAFLLLHITTKIALGHTELIAAIIPFSLGVSGIGGLIGLGSLAGLLMIFVGITGALRSNFATPAPVAARWRAMHMLAYPAWCAALIHGLYAGRSAKPIFVILYSLSLLGVMGALALRAAPRQVKRKVADRLVALFGSSERPGLDDLDASRSRVAESALPGFESRREPRQAAADTRGAPLYQNPGTPAAEPAAGFAAAYRAVSTPGRPQQPFAADQTARMDLPMDLRATEAIPRVDGASSTSGSWPIPSPPPVGEAPPSAYDPLQDTGYTIPAYGNPGAAGYGGSDVYDTGETNGLYGTYNPSDTFNSGPATETLPGSSYEAPGSGEPWNTPSGGFK, from the coding sequence ATGAACCCTCGTCGTAGTACCAGCTCGCTCCCCAAACCCGGCCGCTCGGCCTATGGGGTGGCGTCCGCTGTCATCCTGCTGCTCATACCCGTGGTCGTGCTGGTCGGAGGCAGCCAGTTCCGCGAATTCCTGAACTTCGGCGCGGGCGTGCTGTCGCTCGTCTCGCTCAGCTGCTCGGTGATCTGGGGCCTGTTCGCGCAGGACCGGATCTTCCTGAACACGCGGCAGCGGATCATCGGCCAGGCGGTGCACCGGACGACCGCGGTCGGCTCGATCGCGTTCCTCTTGCTGCACATCACCACCAAGATCGCGCTCGGCCACACGGAGCTGATCGCCGCGATCATCCCCTTCTCGCTCGGCGTCTCCGGCATCGGCGGCCTGATCGGGCTGGGCTCGCTCGCGGGCCTGCTGATGATCTTCGTCGGCATCACCGGCGCCCTGCGCAGCAACTTCGCCACCCCGGCCCCGGTCGCCGCCCGCTGGCGGGCCATGCACATGCTGGCCTACCCGGCCTGGTGCGCGGCGCTGATCCACGGGCTCTACGCGGGTCGATCGGCCAAGCCGATCTTCGTGATCCTCTACAGCCTGTCCCTGCTCGGTGTGATGGGCGCCCTCGCGCTGCGCGCCGCGCCCCGCCAGGTCAAACGCAAGGTCGCCGACCGCCTGGTGGCCCTGTTCGGCAGCTCGGAGCGGCCCGGGCTGGACGACCTGGACGCGAGCCGCTCGCGGGTGGCCGAGTCGGCGCTGCCCGGCTTCGAGAGCCGGCGCGAGCCCAGGCAGGCCGCGGCGGACACGCGCGGCGCCCCGCTGTACCAGAACCCGGGCACCCCGGCCGCCGAGCCCGCCGCCGGCTTCGCGGCGGCCTACCGCGCGGTCTCCACGCCGGGCCGCCCGCAGCAGCCCTTCGCGGCCGACCAGACCGCCCGCATGGACCTCCCGATGGATCTCCGGGCCACTGAGGCCATCCCGCGCGTGGACGGCGCCTCCAGCACCTCGGGCAGCTGGCCGATCCCGTCCCCGCCGCCGGTCGGCGAGGCTCCGCCGTCGGCGTACGACCCGCTCCAGGACACCGGATACACCATCCCGGCCTACGGCAATCCGGGCGCCGCCGGATACGGCGGAAGTGACGTGTACGACACCGGTGAGACAAACGGCCTCTACGGCACGTACAACCCGAGTGACACGTTCAACAGCGGTCCCGCCACCGAAACGCTGCCCGGTTCCTCCTACGAGGCGCCGGGTTCGGGCGAACCTTGGAACACGCCTTCCGGAGGCTTTAAGTGA